One window of the Holophagales bacterium genome contains the following:
- a CDS encoding carboxypeptidase regulatory-like domain-containing protein, which translates to MSVNANGPREYWASARTGADGRFELAGAPAGTISLRATAGDFLAGSTRSATGSVTIAEGQREAEAEVVFEGTGALAGRVTRGGQPVAEARVFVGGGRGSSSGSARTDESGSYRIEGITPGDYTVNVQGAPGSGGRTVSKELRIDGEASLDVDLPMARLFGVVVDGSTKQPLADARITAALDGTPSARPGFATSDSNGRFFVDDVEPGAYKLTLRRSGYQEASDNASATEDGGDAGTIEMTRGEGLEVRVRDGIYQIPLRSANVRVKDGAGANVTSTWLSLDGDGKGEISSLRPGRYSLVVGSNGYATQVLEGVVVPGAPLPVALTPGGSVEILPGEASRAKGSATLRNALGQPHPYRSWGNEGHVTLPAAGTELLENLAPGSYTLAVEGVAPKAFTVTEGGRTVVELP; encoded by the coding sequence GTGAGCGTCAACGCGAACGGTCCCCGTGAGTACTGGGCGTCCGCGCGGACGGGCGCCGACGGGCGGTTCGAGCTGGCCGGCGCGCCGGCCGGCACGATCTCGCTCCGCGCCACCGCGGGAGACTTCCTCGCGGGGTCGACCCGGTCGGCGACCGGGAGCGTGACGATCGCCGAGGGGCAGAGAGAGGCCGAAGCCGAGGTCGTCTTCGAGGGGACCGGCGCGCTCGCGGGGCGCGTGACGCGCGGCGGGCAGCCGGTGGCGGAGGCGAGGGTCTTCGTGGGCGGCGGCCGTGGTTCCTCGTCGGGCTCGGCGCGGACCGACGAGAGCGGCTCCTACCGGATCGAGGGGATCACGCCCGGCGATTACACCGTCAACGTCCAGGGCGCGCCGGGGTCGGGAGGACGCACGGTATCGAAGGAGCTCCGGATCGACGGGGAGGCCTCGCTCGACGTCGACCTGCCGATGGCACGCCTCTTCGGCGTCGTGGTCGACGGCTCGACGAAACAGCCCCTCGCCGATGCCCGGATCACGGCGGCCCTCGACGGCACGCCATCGGCTCGCCCGGGCTTCGCGACCTCCGACTCGAACGGCCGCTTCTTCGTCGACGACGTGGAGCCTGGAGCCTACAAGCTCACCCTTCGCCGTTCCGGCTACCAGGAGGCCAGCGACAACGCCTCGGCGACGGAGGACGGGGGCGACGCGGGGACGATCGAGATGACCCGGGGCGAGGGGCTCGAAGTCCGCGTGAGGGACGGGATCTACCAGATTCCGCTCCGCTCGGCCAACGTCAGGGTCAAGGACGGAGCGGGCGCGAACGTCACCTCCACGTGGCTCTCGCTCGACGGCGACGGCAAGGGCGAGATCTCTTCGCTCAGGCCCGGCAGGTACTCGCTCGTCGTCGGCTCGAACGGCTACGCGACGCAGGTCCTCGAAGGGGTCGTCGTCCCCGGCGCCCCTCTCCCGGTGGCGCTGACGCCAGGGGGGAGCGTCGAGATCCTCCCGGGCGAGGCGTCGCGGGCGAAGGGGAGCGCGACGCTTCGGAACGCCCTCGGGCAGCCGCACCCTTACCGCTCGTGGGGCAACGAGGGGCACGTCACCCTGCCCGCGGCCGGTACCGAGCTCCTCGAGAACCTCGCCCCGGGCAGCTACACCCTGGCGGTCGAGGGCGTCGCGCCGAA
- a CDS encoding polyhydroxyalkanoate synthesis regulator DNA-binding domain-containing protein, which produces MSQPIVVRKYENRRLYDTSSSRYVNLPEIAQMVREGAEVQVVDAKSGEDITRVILTQIIHEDARQKKGELPLPFLRELIVTSDRAFRDFLSWYSDAALSAQRGAKEVFTPLAHALPFLERTLETLRQKAAQGGPGRPETAATSTRPDDVESLKARITELEAQLSVRRAPRRKAPKAEAVPRRAARRPAR; this is translated from the coding sequence ATGAGCCAGCCGATCGTGGTCCGGAAGTACGAGAACCGCCGTCTCTACGACACGTCGTCGAGCCGCTACGTCAACCTCCCCGAGATCGCCCAGATGGTCCGCGAGGGGGCCGAGGTGCAGGTCGTCGACGCGAAGTCGGGCGAGGACATCACGCGGGTGATCCTCACGCAGATCATTCACGAGGACGCCCGCCAGAAGAAGGGCGAGCTGCCGCTCCCGTTCCTGCGCGAGCTGATCGTCACCTCCGACCGGGCCTTCCGCGACTTCCTCTCCTGGTACTCCGACGCCGCGCTCTCGGCGCAGCGAGGGGCGAAGGAGGTCTTCACGCCGCTCGCCCACGCCCTGCCGTTCCTCGAGAGGACGCTGGAGACGCTCCGGCAGAAGGCGGCACAGGGGGGCCCGGGCAGGCCCGAGACCGCGGCGACCTCGACCAGGCCGGACGACGTCGAGAGCCTGAAGGCGCGCATCACCGAGCTGGAAGCCCAGCTCTCCGTGCGGCGTGCTCCGCGCCGAAAGGCGCCGAAGGCCGAAGCCGTTCCCCGGCGGGCCGCCCGGCGGCCCGCGCGCTGA
- a CDS encoding carboxypeptidase regulatory-like domain-containing protein, with protein sequence MTRTRLAVALLAFVFVLPGPSASAGTLSGTVAIDGKPAAAIVSAIPFEEPLEKARRQARGEAEPKALASVTAGSGGAFALTVPAAPGKEVLYRVRIAAKGAIAAELEGIYDASETDELGELPLRKAEALAGRVTGPGGRPVAGARVTLTARGRFDGSFGLSPVPEESSTGADGTFRFENAASERNELLVVADGFAPAHLSGAKGGAQSRAIALVAGAPLSGSVKKRDGKPAAGALVRYEGDGLETRWVEVGADGTFRLADLPSRRGSVVADAGDDGFAEAPGVTPVPGGKPVVLALAPPTVLEGRTLDVATLKPVPRVKLTVSSGPGRLVARSGADGRYRLKGLRPADVTVRADEPAHVRWTRANVRLEKGATKVLDVPLTRGASLSGRVVDEDGGPVADARVRRLRRRQPVPPGDAGLGGRHGSEDPLARRRNLLRLASPTGREPADRRAAPGLREGKARGNLARGRRNAHGSNRHPAARPRSDGDGEGPRGQSDRRRRGGALAVARRPLLQRRTNDADELRRRLGDRPRRRAVPTGASS encoded by the coding sequence GTGACTCGAACCCGTCTGGCCGTCGCCCTTCTGGCGTTCGTCTTCGTCCTCCCGGGCCCGTCCGCTTCCGCGGGAACGCTGAGCGGCACCGTCGCGATCGACGGCAAGCCGGCCGCCGCGATCGTCTCGGCGATCCCGTTCGAGGAGCCGCTGGAGAAGGCGCGCCGCCAGGCGCGGGGCGAGGCCGAGCCGAAGGCGCTCGCTTCGGTGACGGCCGGGTCCGGCGGGGCGTTCGCCCTCACGGTTCCCGCCGCGCCCGGGAAGGAGGTCCTCTACCGCGTCCGCATCGCCGCGAAGGGTGCCATCGCGGCAGAGCTCGAGGGCATCTACGACGCATCCGAGACGGACGAGCTCGGCGAGCTGCCGCTCCGGAAGGCCGAGGCGCTGGCGGGGCGCGTCACAGGGCCGGGGGGCAGGCCGGTCGCCGGGGCGCGCGTCACGCTGACGGCGCGGGGGCGCTTCGACGGCTCTTTCGGTCTCAGCCCCGTCCCCGAGGAATCGAGCACGGGCGCGGACGGGACGTTCCGCTTCGAGAATGCGGCGTCCGAGCGCAACGAGCTGCTCGTCGTGGCGGACGGCTTCGCGCCGGCGCACCTGAGCGGGGCGAAAGGGGGCGCTCAGAGCCGGGCCATCGCCCTGGTGGCGGGGGCGCCTCTGTCCGGGAGCGTGAAGAAGAGGGACGGCAAGCCTGCGGCCGGTGCGCTCGTGCGGTACGAGGGGGACGGGCTCGAGACCCGCTGGGTCGAGGTCGGCGCCGACGGCACCTTCCGTCTCGCCGATCTTCCTTCCCGCCGCGGGAGCGTCGTCGCCGACGCCGGGGACGACGGATTCGCCGAAGCTCCCGGCGTGACGCCCGTGCCGGGCGGGAAGCCGGTCGTGCTCGCGCTCGCCCCGCCGACGGTCCTCGAGGGGCGGACGCTCGACGTTGCCACGCTGAAGCCCGTCCCGCGCGTGAAGCTGACGGTCTCCTCGGGCCCGGGCCGGCTCGTGGCGCGCTCGGGGGCCGACGGACGCTACCGGCTGAAGGGGCTACGGCCCGCGGACGTGACCGTTCGCGCGGACGAGCCCGCGCACGTCCGGTGGACGCGCGCGAACGTCCGGCTCGAGAAAGGGGCGACGAAGGTCCTCGACGTCCCGCTCACGCGCGGCGCGTCGCTCTCGGGGCGGGTCGTCGACGAGGACGGCGGGCCGGTGGCGGACGCGAGGGTCCGTCGTCTCCGGCGGCGACAGCCCGTTCCGCCTGGTGATGCGGGCCTGGGCGGGCGACACGGGAGCGAGGATCCGCTCGCGCGCCGACGGAACCTTCTCCGTCTCGCGTCTCCCACCGGGCGAGAACCAGCGGATCGACGTGCAGCACCCGGACTACGAGAAGGGAAAGCTCGGGGGAATCTCGCTCGTGGCCGGCGGAACGCGCACGGGAGCAATCGTCACCCTGCGGCGCGGCCTCGTTCTGACGGGGACGGTGAAGGACCTCGAGGGCAATCCGATCGCCGGCGTCGAGGTGGCGCTCTCGCAGTCGCGCGTCGTCCGCTCCTCCAGCGGAGGACGAATGATGCAGATGAGCTTCGGCGGCGTCTCGGAGATCGCCCTCGGCGAAGAGCGGTGCCGACGGGCGCTTCGAGCTGA
- a CDS encoding carboxypeptidase regulatory-like domain-containing protein: protein MRDTHPEPVDVVLSPGAAIAGFVLRKTGGGAEGYLVIPRLSGKAPTGGFGSVAMPTGPDGAFFLDGLKAGEAYDLQLFAVALAGGPGPLKRGIVAPAADVEWIVEGAGRIEGVAVDGRTGQPLTSFDVSFQADRPGFGGGNVMRAGRRAGGRGFGGAGEAVAVEAPDGRFAIEDVPAGKWQVVVTAKGYQAGRAGGVVVEEATTTDGVEIRVPPGSTLKGRVTDARSGRGVPEATVGISGETGGAAFPASGFGGDLVTDVDGRFEVEGLAPGKVTVSVQHADYTDRTENVDLKEGGSSVEVALSRGSSLGGVVLSETRQPVPGAEVALEGANAPGRGFGGGESATTDASGRFRFDHLSPGRFTLRASVPGQTTEPVEAILVAGETKEDVTLVLAGGATIRGVVSGLPDASRAGGERQRERSP, encoded by the coding sequence GTGCGCGACACGCATCCCGAACCGGTCGACGTCGTGCTCTCCCCGGGGGCGGCGATCGCGGGCTTCGTCCTCCGCAAGACCGGTGGGGGCGCAGAGGGCTACCTCGTCATACCCCGGCTGTCCGGCAAGGCGCCGACGGGAGGTTTCGGGTCGGTCGCGATGCCGACCGGGCCGGACGGGGCGTTCTTCCTCGACGGCCTGAAGGCCGGGGAAGCCTACGACCTGCAGCTCTTCGCCGTGGCCCTCGCGGGGGGGCCCGGGCCGCTGAAGCGAGGCATCGTGGCGCCCGCGGCGGACGTCGAGTGGATCGTCGAGGGGGCCGGCCGGATCGAGGGTGTTGCGGTCGACGGAAGGACCGGTCAGCCGCTCACGTCGTTCGACGTCTCCTTCCAGGCGGATCGTCCGGGTTTCGGGGGCGGCAACGTGATGCGTGCCGGGCGGCGGGCCGGAGGCCGCGGTTTCGGAGGCGCGGGCGAGGCGGTCGCCGTCGAGGCCCCGGACGGCCGTTTCGCCATCGAGGACGTCCCTGCCGGGAAGTGGCAGGTCGTCGTGACGGCGAAGGGGTACCAGGCCGGTCGGGCCGGTGGCGTCGTCGTAGAAGAGGCGACGACGACGGACGGAGTCGAGATCCGGGTCCCGCCCGGAAGCACGCTGAAGGGGCGGGTCACCGACGCGAGGTCCGGGCGGGGCGTCCCGGAGGCGACGGTAGGGATTTCCGGAGAAACCGGCGGTGCGGCGTTCCCGGCGTCAGGCTTCGGCGGCGACCTCGTCACCGACGTCGACGGCCGGTTCGAGGTCGAGGGGCTCGCCCCCGGCAAGGTGACCGTCTCCGTCCAGCACGCCGACTACACGGACCGCACGGAGAACGTCGACCTGAAGGAAGGGGGGAGCAGCGTCGAGGTCGCCCTCTCGCGCGGAAGCTCCCTCGGGGGCGTCGTCCTCTCCGAGACGCGGCAGCCCGTGCCGGGGGCCGAAGTGGCGCTCGAAGGGGCGAACGCGCCGGGGCGCGGATTCGGCGGCGGCGAGTCGGCCACCACGGACGCCTCCGGGCGGTTCCGCTTCGACCATCTTTCGCCCGGACGCTTCACGCTCCGCGCGAGCGTTCCCGGCCAGACGACGGAGCCCGTGGAAGCGATTCTCGTGGCAGGGGAGACGAAGGAGGACGTCACGCTCGTCCTCGCCGGAGGCGCGACGATCCGCGGCGTCGTCTCGGGCCTTCCCGACGCGTCCCGCGCCGGGGGTGAGCGTCAACGCGAACGGTCCCCGTGA
- a CDS encoding protein kinase: MKTATEDSLSESAPTVVAPRAGASGPLSAGLGGARLAAKGLRLKTQYFLSAALLVVVTLGLAVAIATWRANQIAEESIRTALRKIPGDVAFYRTGLESQLKATLRSVAEEPGIKAIFDSPVGTVWDTAKDKAQILNARTFFFFDRGGVLVARSDRTPVEEERRSFREVAWVAEPLDSWTESAATIREGKTLAIVAAAPVVAGDPQKGEARLVGVVAASIPLDEARARELRDLTGGQVAFVADTAKKGAPPQLEIGAATDDFGGDMLVPALKGDPSVLAKLFREGAEVGPLDLVVSGERRVVKAIPVLSASGEALGAVVVSRSREEETAAFRKIRETLLLVGLGVLVVSIPVSFLLGGRIARPLQQLAAGAIAVRDGNLDVKLPSGGSGEVGLLARAFEALVGELREKRQLEELLAEMRRRPADATRGVAPTSVTSAATVSPGGARAAASGPRLGTTFAGRYDVLSVLGRGGMGAVYQVLDRELDEEVALKVLTPEAFAEGTQAVQTLKQEIRLARKITHPNVVRTHDLGEADGLRFLTMEYVPGTTLRELLDRRGAVALAPGLQIAKQLCRGLTAIHEAGIIHRDIKPQNIMVLPNGVVKVMDFGIARTADGSDHASLDGLTVGTPHYMSPEQALGRDLDARSDLYTIGVVLFELFTGQRPFLGKEAAEVMHKHVSAEPPRPGSLRPDLPDYLERLILACLAKRPDRRPASAADLYAALTRIVA, from the coding sequence ATGAAAACCGCTACTGAAGACTCCCTCTCCGAATCCGCCCCCACCGTGGTCGCCCCTCGCGCCGGCGCCTCCGGTCCGCTGAGCGCAGGTCTCGGCGGCGCGCGTCTGGCGGCGAAAGGGCTTCGCCTGAAGACGCAGTACTTCCTTTCGGCCGCGCTCCTCGTCGTCGTCACGCTCGGCCTCGCGGTGGCGATCGCGACGTGGCGTGCGAACCAGATCGCGGAGGAGAGCATTCGGACCGCCCTGCGCAAGATCCCGGGCGACGTCGCGTTCTACCGGACGGGCCTCGAGTCGCAGCTGAAGGCGACGCTGAGGTCGGTGGCCGAGGAGCCGGGAATCAAGGCGATCTTCGACTCTCCCGTCGGGACCGTCTGGGACACCGCAAAGGACAAGGCCCAGATCCTGAACGCGCGGACGTTCTTCTTCTTCGACCGCGGGGGCGTCCTCGTGGCGCGCAGCGACCGGACCCCCGTCGAGGAGGAGAGACGCTCGTTCCGCGAGGTCGCGTGGGTGGCCGAGCCGCTCGACTCCTGGACGGAGTCGGCCGCGACGATCCGGGAGGGGAAGACCCTCGCCATCGTCGCCGCGGCGCCGGTCGTCGCGGGCGATCCCCAGAAGGGGGAGGCCCGCCTCGTCGGCGTCGTCGCCGCGTCGATTCCGCTCGACGAGGCGCGCGCGCGGGAGCTCCGGGATCTGACGGGCGGGCAGGTCGCCTTCGTCGCCGACACGGCGAAGAAGGGGGCGCCTCCGCAGCTCGAGATCGGGGCGGCGACCGACGACTTCGGGGGCGACATGCTCGTCCCCGCCCTGAAGGGCGACCCGTCGGTCCTGGCGAAGCTCTTCCGGGAGGGGGCGGAGGTGGGGCCGCTCGATCTCGTCGTGAGCGGCGAGCGGCGGGTCGTGAAGGCGATCCCGGTTCTCTCCGCGTCCGGCGAGGCCCTCGGCGCGGTCGTCGTCTCGCGCTCGCGCGAGGAGGAGACGGCCGCCTTCCGGAAGATCCGCGAGACGCTCCTCCTCGTCGGCCTCGGCGTCCTCGTCGTCTCGATCCCGGTCAGCTTCCTCCTCGGGGGCCGGATCGCCCGGCCGCTGCAGCAGCTGGCCGCGGGCGCCATCGCCGTCCGGGACGGCAACCTCGACGTGAAGCTCCCGTCGGGAGGGAGCGGAGAGGTGGGCCTGCTCGCGCGCGCCTTCGAGGCGCTCGTCGGCGAGCTGCGTGAGAAGCGCCAGCTGGAGGAGCTCCTCGCCGAGATGCGCCGCAGGCCTGCCGACGCCACCCGCGGCGTCGCGCCGACCTCGGTGACTTCCGCCGCGACCGTTTCACCCGGGGGCGCCCGCGCCGCCGCCTCCGGCCCGCGCCTCGGCACCACGTTCGCCGGGAGGTACGACGTCCTCTCGGTTCTCGGCCGCGGGGGGATGGGCGCGGTCTACCAGGTCCTCGACCGGGAGCTGGACGAGGAGGTCGCGCTGAAGGTGCTGACCCCGGAGGCCTTCGCGGAAGGGACGCAGGCCGTCCAGACGCTCAAGCAGGAGATTCGCCTCGCCCGCAAGATCACCCACCCGAACGTCGTGAGGACGCACGACCTCGGCGAGGCCGACGGCCTCCGCTTCCTGACGATGGAGTACGTCCCCGGAACGACGCTGCGCGAGCTCCTCGACCGGCGCGGCGCAGTGGCCCTCGCCCCCGGCCTGCAGATCGCCAAGCAGCTCTGCCGCGGGCTCACCGCGATCCACGAGGCGGGAATCATCCATCGCGACATCAAGCCGCAGAACATCATGGTCCTGCCGAACGGCGTCGTGAAGGTGATGGACTTCGGCATCGCGCGGACGGCCGACGGGTCCGACCACGCGTCCCTCGACGGGCTGACGGTGGGGACGCCGCACTACATGAGCCCGGAGCAGGCGCTCGGGCGCGACCTGGACGCCCGGAGCGACCTCTACACCATCGGCGTCGTCCTGTTCGAGCTCTTCACCGGGCAGCGCCCCTTCCTCGGCAAGGAGGCGGCGGAGGTGATGCACAAGCACGTCTCCGCCGAGCCGCCGCGGCCGGGCTCGCTGCGTCCCGACCTGCCCGACTACCTCGAGAGGCTCATCCTCGCCTGCCTGGCCAAGCGGCCCGATCGCAGGCCCGCGAGCGCCGCCGATCTCTACGCCGCGCTGACCCGGATCGTCGCGTAA
- a CDS encoding FAD-dependent thymidylate synthase: protein MPGFLSPPPRVRLVNAFGRPFDGVVAAARTCYSPKGIVTPEEVAGDAIADPAERERRRARRDALARDVYLAGHHTTFQHAHFQFTLENVSRQLVWSFLHAHPFYNSEQTSQRYVEVKPGTFAVPPLAGEALEVYRAACERQTLAYRRLGELLVPVASRAFYGTFRGRESQPARWEKAIRKRALEVARYVLPVATFTTLYHTVSAVTLFRYRRLAATFDAPTEQRLVVEAMTQELLRHDPAYAGVLEEPVPLEATPEFALAERLFGGPRPDRPGDASFRARFDAGLGGRISRLVDRKARNEELLAEAVREVVGISPEALSDDEAIALAIDPAGNTLLGEALNLTDHGKLARALHHPAYTFRKKLSHTADSQDQRHRTTPASRPTLHAYLTDDPDYVTPMLLAEPGEAKALYDETMERTWEAIRRLRTLGVPDEFAPTFSRTPSRCASPSRPTSPASATSSPCASASTHRRRSGARPSTRPNRCGRWSRASAAGSSPPAGCAPAPARSPSAPRASVSAASSSGRRTSRTTGASSDAERTPGSGPKPCIVCDNTRFLT, encoded by the coding sequence GTGCCTGGGTTCCTTTCCCCCCCGCCCCGCGTGAGGCTCGTGAACGCCTTCGGGCGACCGTTCGACGGCGTCGTCGCCGCCGCGCGCACCTGCTACAGCCCGAAGGGGATCGTCACCCCCGAGGAGGTCGCGGGCGACGCGATCGCCGACCCCGCCGAGAGGGAGCGCCGCCGCGCGCGGCGCGACGCCCTGGCCCGGGACGTGTACCTCGCCGGGCACCACACGACGTTCCAGCACGCGCACTTCCAGTTCACGCTCGAGAACGTCAGCCGCCAGCTCGTCTGGTCCTTCCTCCACGCCCACCCCTTCTACAACTCCGAGCAGACCTCGCAGCGCTACGTCGAGGTGAAGCCGGGGACGTTCGCCGTCCCGCCGCTCGCGGGCGAGGCGCTCGAGGTCTACCGCGCCGCCTGCGAGAGGCAGACCCTGGCCTATCGCCGCCTCGGCGAGCTCCTCGTCCCCGTGGCCTCGCGGGCCTTCTACGGCACGTTCCGCGGGCGGGAGAGCCAGCCGGCCCGCTGGGAGAAGGCGATCCGCAAGCGCGCCCTCGAGGTGGCCCGCTACGTCCTCCCGGTCGCCACGTTCACGACGCTCTACCACACCGTTTCGGCCGTCACCCTCTTCCGGTACCGGCGCCTCGCGGCGACGTTCGACGCCCCGACCGAGCAGCGGCTGGTCGTGGAGGCGATGACCCAGGAGCTTCTCCGGCACGACCCGGCCTACGCCGGCGTCCTCGAAGAGCCGGTGCCGCTCGAGGCGACGCCCGAGTTCGCTCTCGCCGAACGCCTCTTCGGCGGTCCCCGCCCCGACCGGCCGGGCGACGCGTCGTTCCGCGCGCGATTCGACGCGGGGCTCGGCGGGCGGATCTCGCGCCTCGTCGATCGGAAGGCGCGGAACGAGGAGCTGCTCGCCGAAGCGGTCAGGGAGGTCGTCGGGATCTCTCCCGAAGCCCTCTCCGACGACGAGGCGATCGCCCTCGCGATCGACCCGGCCGGGAATACTCTCCTGGGCGAGGCGCTCAACCTCACCGACCACGGCAAGCTCGCACGGGCCCTGCATCACCCCGCCTACACCTTCCGCAAGAAGCTCTCCCACACGGCCGACAGCCAGGACCAGCGCCACCGGACGACCCCCGCCTCCCGCCCCACGCTCCACGCCTATCTCACCGACGACCCCGACTACGTCACCCCGATGCTCCTCGCGGAGCCCGGCGAGGCGAAAGCGCTCTACGACGAGACGATGGAGAGGACCTGGGAGGCGATCCGGCGCCTTCGCACCCTCGGCGTCCCCGACGAGTTCGCGCCTACCTTCTCCCGAACGCCGTCGCGCTGCGCTTCACCGAGTCGGCCGACCTCGCCGGCCTCCGCCACAAGCTCGCCATGCGCCTCTGCTTCAACGCACAGGAGGAGATCTGGCGCGCGTCCCTCGACGAGGCCGAACAGGTGCGGGAGGTGGAGCCGCGCATCGGCCGCTGGCTCCTCCCCCCCTGCGGGCTGCGCGCCCGCGCCGGCGCGAAGCCCGTCTGCCCCGAGGGCGAGCGTTTCTGCGGCGTCCTCGTCTGGAAGAAGGACCTCGCGGACTACCGGCGCCTCTTCTGACGCAGAACGGACCCCGGGGTCAGGTCCAAAACCGTGTATTGTCTGCGACAATACACGGTTTTTGACCTGA
- a CDS encoding Rrf2 family transcriptional regulator — protein sequence MLKLNRIVDYGILVLTEIARRNACVSTTELAATYGVSATIVAKVLKRLARAGLVTSERGSRGGYRLARPAGEVTLRSIVNALEGPISLTFCSSGTSTGRCRTRPFCVATDAMRRLNHLVNGAFEAVSLEDILRSPESQRQSAAVAAP from the coding sequence ATGCTGAAGCTCAACCGCATCGTCGACTACGGCATTCTCGTCCTGACCGAGATCGCGCGCCGCAACGCGTGCGTCTCGACCACCGAGCTTGCCGCCACGTACGGCGTTTCCGCGACGATCGTCGCCAAGGTCCTGAAGAGGCTCGCCCGCGCGGGCCTCGTCACGTCGGAGCGTGGGAGCCGTGGCGGCTACCGCCTGGCCCGGCCGGCCGGAGAGGTGACCCTCCGGTCCATCGTCAACGCCCTCGAGGGGCCGATCTCGCTGACGTTCTGCTCGAGCGGAACGTCGACTGGCCGCTGCCGGACGCGCCCCTTCTGCGTGGCGACCGACGCGATGCGCCGGCTCAACCACCTGGTGAACGGGGCGTTCGAAGCCGTGTCGCTCGAGGACATCCTCAGGTCGCCGGAGTCGCAGCGCCAGTCGGCGGCGGTCGCCGCGCCGTGA
- a CDS encoding aminotransferase class V-fold PLP-dependent enzyme, translating into MSRRRPVYLDHQATTPLDPRVLEAMLPWLTGDFGNAASRQHAFGWAAESAVSSAREEIAAALGAEPAEIVFTSGATESNNLAILGAARAARGRGDHVVTSAVEHRSVLDPCRQLAAEGFEVTVLAPDETGRIAVEAVAAALKDRTILVSLMAAQNEVGTLNPVAEIGALCGSRGVLFHTDAAQALGKVPFDVSSGVALASLSAHKLHGPKGVGALWVRGRPRVALAPLVFGGGHERGLRSGTLNVPGIAGFGAAVRLASRERDVEAARLVALRDRLDGAIRGALDGVTLNGHPVERLPGNLSLSFAGVDGERLITALRNLAVSSGSACTTASAEPSHVLRALGVPDALAKATIRFGLGRFTTVAEVDFAASEVVEAVRRIRSEMASLSA; encoded by the coding sequence GTGAGCCGCCGGCGGCCCGTCTACCTGGATCACCAGGCGACGACGCCGCTCGACCCGCGTGTCCTCGAGGCGATGCTCCCCTGGCTCACGGGGGACTTCGGGAACGCCGCCTCCCGCCAGCACGCCTTCGGCTGGGCCGCCGAGAGCGCCGTCTCGTCCGCACGCGAGGAGATCGCGGCGGCCCTCGGCGCCGAGCCCGCGGAGATCGTCTTCACGTCCGGCGCGACCGAGTCGAACAACCTCGCGATCCTCGGCGCCGCCAGGGCCGCCCGCGGTCGGGGAGACCACGTCGTCACCTCCGCCGTCGAGCACCGGTCCGTTCTCGACCCTTGCCGGCAGCTCGCCGCGGAGGGGTTCGAAGTGACGGTTCTCGCACCGGACGAGACGGGGCGGATCGCGGTGGAGGCGGTCGCCGCGGCGCTGAAGGACCGGACGATCCTCGTCTCGCTGATGGCGGCCCAGAACGAAGTCGGGACGCTCAACCCGGTGGCGGAGATCGGCGCGCTCTGTGGTTCACGCGGCGTCCTCTTCCACACCGACGCCGCGCAGGCCCTCGGGAAGGTGCCGTTCGACGTGAGTTCCGGCGTCGCGCTCGCCTCTCTCAGCGCCCACAAGCTCCACGGCCCGAAGGGAGTCGGTGCGCTCTGGGTGAGGGGCCGGCCGCGGGTGGCCCTCGCGCCCCTCGTGTTCGGCGGCGGACACGAGCGAGGCCTCCGCTCGGGGACCCTGAACGTACCGGGGATCGCCGGCTTCGGTGCGGCCGTCCGGCTCGCGTCCCGGGAGCGCGACGTCGAGGCGGCGCGCCTGGTCGCTCTGCGAGACCGGCTCGACGGGGCGATCCGTGGCGCGCTCGACGGCGTCACCCTCAACGGGCACCCGGTCGAGCGGTTGCCGGGCAACCTGAGCCTCTCTTTCGCGGGCGTCGACGGGGAGCGCCTCATCACGGCCCTTCGAAACCTCGCGGTCTCCTCGGGGTCGGCCTGCACGACGGCGTCGGCCGAGCCGAGCCACGTCCTGCGGGCGCTCGGCGTCCCGGACGCCCTCGCCAAGGCGACGATCCGGTTCGGTCTCGGCCGGTTCACGACGGTGGCCGAGGTCGACTTCGCGGCGTCGGAGGTCGTCGAGGCCGTCCGCCGCATCCGGTCTGAGATGGCGTCGCTCTCGGCATAG